A window of the Bacteroides thetaiotaomicron VPI-5482 genome harbors these coding sequences:
- a CDS encoding TonB-dependent receptor, giving the protein MFLLLSLSNVLTGFQLSAQEQNKKFSVKADNVTLKEAIEVVRKQGNYSFLIRNNDIDLNKKVSVNVDKGTINDVMAQLLTGTGISYEVNGNRVVIFHAAVPEKEQGKAFVLKGKVTDPSGEGVIGANVKVLNSTEGTITDMDGNFSLSVTPNARLSVSYIGYATQEVVVKNQTPLHIALKEDSRLIDEVVVVGYGVQKKANLTGAVSSVKMDEVLGDRPVVSVSDALKGAMPGLQITGNSGRPGEEMSFNIRGVNSLDKNGKPLVLVDNVEMDINMLDPNDIESVTVLKDAASSAIYGARAAFGVILITTKKGSDSTRLSINYSNNFSFSRPANMPRKATPLQTVQAYKDMGTINYQSGQNVDTWLDLLKEYNANPSAYPDGYAMVDGLRYSLAETNLFDDMMETGFQQTHNLSVGGGTKDISYRFSFGMVDENGVLASDKDAYKRYNVSSYIRSDVFSWITPELDIKYTNSKSELPETSGGYGIWGAAVAFPSYFPIGTMNIDGEELPINTPRNLINLAYPTTIQKNNIRIFGKVTITPLKNVKLVGEYTYNHLSNEKTKFEKKFYYAHGGNFVKETSTANSKYENSNGITDYNALNFYGNYNNTWGKHEVTVMGGFNQESSDYRYAEMSRMNMINEDLPSISQATGDYFAKDKFERYTVRGLFYRINYSFAGKYLIETNGRYDGSSKFPKDSRFGFFPSVSAGWRVSEEAFMKPLTSVLSNLKLRASWGNIGNQSITPYAYIPGMDAEQAYWTVSGIKVTTLKPAALVSNSFTWEKVTTVDVGFDLGLLNNRLNLVFDWYRRDTKGMLAPGAELPAVLGASAPLQNTADLRSKGWEITVDWNDQIGKVKYNLGFNLYDAKTKITKYNNETGLFGKDKNDKDTYRVGMELGEIWGYVTDRLYTVDDFDADGKLKAGIPKVEGYNPNPGDILYKDLDDNDIINGGTSTTKDPGDRKIIGNSTRRYQYGIHGGANWKGVSLSFLLQGVGKRDLWIMNDLFYPHYDAWTTVYDTQLNYWTPERTDSYFPRLYEKAAGNTAANTRIQTRYLQDGSYLSIRNITLSYNFPSKWMTKIGVNNLAVFFSGENLYTFDHLPKGLDPERSVTDDLGQRGFTYPYMRQYSFGINLSF; this is encoded by the coding sequence ATGTTTCTGCTTTTGTCCCTAAGTAATGTCCTGACAGGTTTTCAACTTTCAGCACAGGAACAAAACAAGAAGTTCAGTGTCAAAGCAGATAACGTTACTTTGAAAGAAGCCATTGAAGTAGTCAGGAAGCAGGGAAATTATTCTTTTCTGATTCGCAATAACGACATTGACCTGAATAAGAAAGTCTCTGTGAACGTGGACAAGGGTACAATTAATGACGTGATGGCCCAACTGCTGACTGGTACGGGGATCAGTTATGAAGTGAACGGAAACCGGGTGGTCATATTCCATGCCGCAGTGCCTGAAAAGGAACAGGGAAAAGCGTTTGTCCTGAAAGGCAAAGTGACCGATCCTTCGGGTGAAGGAGTGATTGGTGCCAATGTGAAAGTGCTGAATTCTACGGAAGGTACGATTACGGATATGGATGGAAACTTTTCTCTGTCGGTGACTCCGAATGCACGATTATCCGTGTCTTATATCGGATATGCTACGCAGGAAGTCGTTGTCAAAAATCAGACTCCTTTGCACATTGCTCTGAAAGAAGACAGCCGTCTGATTGACGAAGTGGTGGTAGTAGGCTACGGTGTACAGAAGAAAGCGAATCTGACCGGTGCGGTAAGCAGTGTGAAGATGGATGAAGTATTGGGAGACCGTCCGGTAGTGTCGGTCAGCGATGCCTTGAAAGGTGCGATGCCCGGTTTGCAGATTACGGGTAACTCCGGTAGGCCGGGAGAGGAAATGAGTTTCAATATCCGTGGTGTCAACAGTCTGGATAAGAATGGCAAACCGTTGGTTCTGGTGGATAACGTAGAAATGGATATCAATATGCTCGATCCGAATGATATTGAATCAGTAACGGTCTTGAAAGATGCTGCTTCTTCGGCTATCTACGGGGCACGTGCCGCATTTGGCGTCATTCTGATTACGACAAAGAAAGGATCGGATTCAACCAGGCTTTCTATTAATTATTCTAACAATTTCTCATTTAGCAGACCTGCCAATATGCCTCGTAAGGCAACACCGCTTCAGACGGTGCAGGCTTATAAAGACATGGGAACCATCAACTATCAGAGTGGACAGAATGTGGATACGTGGCTGGATTTATTGAAAGAATACAATGCCAATCCTTCGGCTTATCCCGATGGGTATGCAATGGTGGACGGATTGCGCTATAGTCTGGCAGAAACCAATCTGTTTGATGATATGATGGAGACCGGTTTCCAGCAGACGCACAATCTTTCTGTAGGTGGCGGCACGAAAGATATATCTTATCGTTTCTCTTTCGGTATGGTCGATGAGAATGGAGTGCTGGCCTCGGACAAGGATGCGTATAAACGTTACAATGTGTCTTCTTATATCCGTTCGGACGTATTCTCATGGATTACTCCGGAACTGGATATCAAATACACGAACTCGAAATCAGAATTGCCGGAGACTTCGGGAGGATATGGAATCTGGGGAGCAGCCGTTGCCTTCCCGTCTTATTTCCCTATCGGAACAATGAATATCGACGGAGAAGAACTACCGATCAATACTCCCCGGAATCTGATTAATCTTGCTTATCCGACGACTATCCAGAAAAACAATATCCGTATCTTCGGAAAGGTGACGATTACTCCTTTGAAGAACGTCAAACTGGTGGGTGAATATACATACAACCATCTGAGTAATGAAAAGACCAAGTTTGAAAAGAAGTTCTATTATGCCCACGGAGGTAACTTTGTGAAAGAGACTTCGACGGCAAACTCTAAGTATGAAAACTCCAACGGCATTACCGATTATAATGCCTTGAACTTCTACGGAAACTACAATAACACATGGGGCAAGCATGAAGTCACCGTGATGGGAGGTTTCAATCAGGAGAGCAGTGACTATCGCTATGCGGAAATGTCGCGTATGAACATGATTAACGAAGACCTTCCTTCTATATCGCAGGCTACAGGAGATTATTTCGCTAAAGATAAATTCGAACGCTATACAGTAAGAGGATTATTCTATCGTATCAACTACTCCTTTGCCGGCAAATATCTGATTGAAACGAACGGACGCTATGACGGCTCTTCCAAATTTCCGAAAGACAGTCGCTTCGGTTTCTTTCCTTCTGTCTCTGCCGGATGGCGTGTGAGCGAAGAAGCGTTTATGAAACCGTTGACATCCGTATTGTCTAACTTAAAATTGCGTGCTTCGTGGGGTAATATCGGCAATCAGAGTATCACTCCATACGCTTATATTCCGGGTATGGATGCCGAGCAGGCTTACTGGACCGTTTCGGGTATCAAGGTAACTACCCTTAAACCAGCTGCATTGGTCAGTAACAGTTTTACCTGGGAAAAAGTGACGACTGTCGATGTCGGTTTTGATCTGGGTTTATTGAACAACAGGCTGAATCTTGTATTCGACTGGTATCGTCGTGATACGAAAGGTATGCTCGCTCCGGGAGCGGAATTACCGGCTGTGCTGGGTGCAAGTGCTCCTTTGCAGAATACTGCCGATCTTCGTTCCAAAGGATGGGAGATCACTGTAGACTGGAATGATCAGATCGGAAAAGTGAAATACAATCTGGGCTTCAACCTTTATGATGCTAAAACCAAGATTACCAAGTATAATAACGAGACAGGTCTCTTCGGCAAGGATAAGAACGATAAAGATACTTACCGTGTAGGTATGGAACTGGGTGAAATCTGGGGGTATGTTACCGACCGCCTGTATACTGTTGATGATTTTGATGCCGATGGCAAGCTGAAAGCAGGCATTCCAAAAGTGGAAGGCTACAATCCGAATCCGGGTGATATCCTGTATAAAGATCTGGATGACAACGATATTATCAACGGAGGTACAAGTACGACGAAAGATCCGGGCGACCGTAAGATCATCGGTAATAGTACCCGTCGTTATCAGTATGGCATCCACGGTGGTGCAAACTGGAAGGGGGTCTCTTTATCTTTCCTGTTGCAGGGAGTAGGCAAACGTGATTTGTGGATTATGAATGACTTGTTCTATCCGCACTATGACGCATGGACGACGGTATATGACACACAACTGAATTACTGGACGCCGGAGCGCACAGACAGCTATTTCCCCCGTCTGTATGAGAAAGCTGCCGGAAATACAGCTGCCAATACACGTATTCAGACCCGTTATCTGCAGGATGGTTCCTACCTGAGTATCCGGAACATCACCTTATCTTATAATTTCCCGTCCAAGTGGATGACTAAGATCGGTGTCAATAATCTGGCTGTCTTCTTTAGCGGTGAGAATCTTTATACATTCGATCATTTGCCGAAAGGACTCGATCCGGAACGTTCGGTAACGGATGACTTGGGACAACGCGGTTTTACCTATCCGTATATGCGGCAGTATTCGTTTGGTATCAACCTTTCATTCTGA